One region of Salvia miltiorrhiza cultivar Shanhuang (shh) chromosome 3, IMPLAD_Smil_shh, whole genome shotgun sequence genomic DNA includes:
- the LOC131019098 gene encoding uncharacterized protein LOC131019098 produces the protein MYYWNVVKLAIRLDSLYCRSDVGADRTPRRRPPLPPSPSAVADHPASSPPALHHQLQIPVSGGSPLLLQLFKCESILQPGNNCSVGIQKKRSKVRHRRKGLKGDIVCRYQFCCHQNMMRGTLKGYVKEICPPKPKPAPNLKKVQENHPSAGNAATAVEVDSDSLLPFDGQNPETRSPTTPLPKTGVSLLDSRRRKRNCSGAKKVDEAQISSAAADMEKSVEASSKTRKKSWTSLKEIAESSGKKFTDLTVPFFICVTV, from the exons ATGTACTACTGGAATGTGGTCAAATTAGCGattagg CTAGACTCTCTCTACTGTCGCTCCGATGTCGGCGCCGATAGAACGCCGCGACGCAGGCCACCCCTTCCCCCTTCCCCGTCGGCGGTCGCAGATCACCCGGCGTCTAGTCCACCTGCTCTTCACCACCAACTCCAGATTCCAGTTTCCGGCGGTTCTCCGCTTCTCCTTCAACTCTTCAA ATGTGAATCTATTCTGCAACCTGGTAACAATTGCAGTGTTGGGATTCAGAAGAAGAGGTCGAAAGTGAGGCATAGACGAAAGGGATTGAAGGGTGACATTGTTTGCAGATATCAATTTTGTTGTCATCAAAATATGATGAGAGGAACACTAAAGGGCTATGTCAAAGAGATTTGTCCACCAAAGCCTAAACCAGCACCCAACTTAAAGAAAGTGCAAGAGAATCATCCTAGCGCGGGAAATGCTGCAACTGCTGTCGAGGTGGACTCCGATTCTTTGTTGCCTTTCGATGGACAGAATCCTGAAACAAGATCTCCAACCACTCCACTGCCCAAAACTGGTGTTTCTTTATTGGATTCAAGGCGGAGGAAAAGGAATTGTTCCGGTGCAAAGAAAGTCGATGAAGCTCAGATTAGTTCAGCTGCAGCAGATATGGAAAAGAGTGTTGAAGCTTCGAGTAAAACAAGGAAAAAGTCATGGACGAGTCTGAAGGAGATTGCTGAGAGTAGTGGCAAGAAATTCACAGACTTAACTGTTCCATTCTTTATTTGTGTTACAGTttaa
- the LOC131015240 gene encoding auxin efflux carrier component 7-like, which translates to MITWHDLYVVLTAVIPLYVAMILAYGSVRWWKIFTPDQCSGINRFVAIFAVPLLSFHFISRNDIYTMNFRFIAADTLQKIIMLVVLSLWANLTRSGSLEWSITIFSLSTLPNTLVMGIPLLIAMYGEYAGNLMVQVVVLQCIIWYTLLLFLFEYRGAKMLIMEQFPETAASIVSFKVESDVVSLDGQDFLETDAEIGGDGKLHVRVRKSSASRRSFSGITPRPSNLTGAEIYSLSSSRNPTPRTSNFNHSDFYSMMGFGGRLSNFGNSDTGRLSNFNVGDMCSVQSSRGPTPRPSNFEENCAPGGLMTSPRFGYYPPQPAAPMASYPAPNPEIASAVPKSAKPHHQLGNKANNHDAKELHMFVWSSSASPVSEVGGGGLHVFGGQDFGASEQSGRSDQGAKEIRLLVTDNPQNGETKAVSQGGEFVGEEFSFGRGERDHGDHDQVREKDGPHRLSKLGSSSTAELDPKAAAAGGAAAAKHMPPASVMTRLILIMVWRKLIRNPNTYSSLIGLIWSLVAYRWNVHMPKIVVGSIAILSDAGLGMAMFSLGLFMALQPKIIACGNTVATFAMAVRFLTGPAVMAAASIAVGLRGSLLHVAIVQAALPQGIVPFVFAKEYNVHPAILSTAVIFGMLIALPITLVYYILLGL; encoded by the exons ATGATTACGTGGCACGATCTCTACGTAGTGCTAACGGCGGTGATCCCGCTCTACGTGGCGATGATTCTGGCCTACGGCAGCGTGCGGTGGTGGAAGATCTTCACGCCGGACCAGTGCTCCGGCATCAACCGCTTCGTCGCCATCTTCGCCGTGCCGCTGCTCTCATTCCACTTCATCTCCAGGAACGACATCTACACCATGAATTTCCGCTTCATCGCCGCCGACACGCTGCAGAAGATCATCATGCTCGTGGTGCTCTCGCTGTGGGCGAATCTCACCCGCAGCGGCAGCCTCGAGTGGTCGATCACGATTTTTTCGCTCTCCACCCTGCCGAACACGCTCGTGATGGGGATCCCCTTGCTCATCGCCATGTACGGCGAGTACGCGGGGAATTTGATGGTGCAGGTGGTGGTGCTGCAGTGCATCATCTGGTACACGCTCCTGCTCTTCCTCTTCGAGTACCGCGGCGCCAAGATGCTGATTATGGAGCAGTTCCCGGAGACGGCGGCGTCGATCGTCTCCTTCAAGGTGGAGTCCGACGTCGTCTCGCTCGACGGCCAGGACTTTCTGGAGACGGACGCGGAGATCGGCGGCGACGGGAAGCTCCACGTTAGGGTTCGGAAATCCAGCGCCTCGCGGCGGTCGTTCTCCGGGATTACGCCGCGGCCGTCGAATCTCACCGGCGCCGAGATTTACAGCTTGAGCTCGTCGCGGAATCCGACGCCGAGGACCTCCAATTTCAACCACTCCGATTTCTACTCGATGATGGGGTTTGGAGGTAGATTGTCGAATTTCGGCAACTCCGACACGGGGAGGCTGTCCAACTTCAATGTCGGCGATATGTGCTCGGTGCAGTCGTCGAGAGGGCCGACGCCGAGGCCGTCCAATTTCGAGGAGAACTGCGCGCCGGGAGGGCTCATGACTTCCCCCAGATTCGGCTACTATCCGCCGCAGCCTGCAGCTCCGATGGCTTCTTACCCTGCTCCCAATCCCGAAATCGCCTCCGCCGTGCCCAAATCCGCGAAACCTCACCACCAATTAGGCAATAAGGCTAATAATCACGACGCGAAAGAGCTCCACATGTTCGTGTGGAGCTCCAGCGCCTCGCCGGTCTCCgaggtcggcggcggcggcctgcACGTCTTCGGCGGCCAGGATTTCGGCGCCTCCGAGCAATCCGGGAGGTCCGATCAAGGCGCCAAGGAAATCCGGCTATTGGTCACCGATAATCCCCAAAATGGGGAGACCAAAG CCGTTTCGCAAGGTGGGGAGTTCGTTGGGGAGGAATTCAGCTTcgggagaggagagagagatcaCGGAGATCATGATCAGGTGAGAGAAAAAGACGGTCCTCACAGGCTGTCGAAGCTGGGGTCCAGCTCCACCGCCGAGCTCGACCCCAAGGCGGCCGCCgcgggcggcgccgccgccgccaaacACATGCCGCCGGCTAGCGTGATGACACGCCTCATCTTGATCATGGTCTGGCGCAAGCTCATCAGAAATCCCAACACCTACTCCAGCCTCATTGGCCTCATTTGGTCCTTGGTCGCTTACAG GTGGAATGTGCACATGCCCAAAATCGTAGTGGGGTCGATCGCCATCCTCTCCGATGCCGGCCTCGGCATGGCCATGTTCAGCTTAG GTCTGTTCATGGCGCTTCAGCCGAAGATAATCGCGTGTGGTAACACGGTGGCGACCTTCGCCATGGCCGTGCGGTTTCTCACCGGCCCCGCCGTCATGGCCGCCGCCTCCATCGCCGTCGGCCTCCGCGGCAGCCTTCTCCACGTCGCGATTGTGCAG GCGGCGCTTCCGCAAGGGATAGTTCCATTTGTTTTTGCGAAAGAGTATAATGTGCATCCAGCAATTCTCAGCACTGC AGTCATTTTCGGAATGCTGATCGCGCTCCCAATCACTCTGGTCTACTATATTCTCCTAGGGTTATAG